The following is a genomic window from Pseudopipra pipra isolate bDixPip1 chromosome 2, bDixPip1.hap1, whole genome shotgun sequence.
AGAGAACCAAAGAAAGCATTCTGACTACCTAAAAGATAATACTCAGTTTCCTCAGGAAGAGCATTTCTCAGTATTTCATCCTGATGTAGAACTGGCCAAGTTAGTGTGATGCTTAATCCTTTCTGATCTGGCTGGTTTTACCTGATTGAAGTCTGCTAGGATAGAGAAAAATAAGACATTTGATGTGGGTATTCAGACAAACAAGCAGCTCATGTAACAGTGTTCCAGCAAACTGTTCAAAATAAAGATGTTGTTGAACCttcaaaatgcagttttataAAAGGCTCCAGCCAGCACTTGCTCTTTTCTTCATCCCTATCCAACAAAGGCAAAGTACATAATATCACAAGAGTATTTGCACGTGAGCCAAAAAGTAGTTAGAAAAATAAACCACATGACAACTTAttgcagaacaacaaaaaaaacctcaaccagGAGCTTTTAAGGGGTTTTTGTCAGATGTCAGTATTCTGCACAAAAATGTACCACTATACTTTGGATTTTATATGGATCTACCAATTCACAGCCAAAGAATAAACACTGAACATCCCATCCAAGAATAACATCAGGTGTTTTTATACTACAGGCACCAGTACTACTGAACAAAAttgttctctcctttttttaaagtagcatAGTCATGCAAACAGAATTAAGAAAAGACAGTGCAGATACCAGGCTGTGTGATTTTCTACTATTATTACCAAACCTTGTCTTTGTGTGATTCCTCCAACTTAACATGGTATGACTACATTTCATAGCTTCACATTATACTCTCAAAGTACAACTCAAACATGACTCATACTACAGAGAAACAGCACAAGTACAGAGAGCAGAAGGAATTTTTGGTAACGCTTTTCACAATGATTCgcatgaaagagaaaattatacAAACTTGTTCTACGTATTAAGCTGTTAAATATACTCTTCTTTAGGATTCCTTTTGTTGCAGTAAAGAACATAATGTTTATTCTTCTACAACTTATTTCTGTCAAGACTTCGCAGTGCAGCAATACCAAAGGCTCTGGTAGGTATTGCCCCAAATGCAAATGGCCCAGAAAGCATATACTAACTAGTTCtatttagtttgtttttcaaatacaaaaaacTAGTCAAAGGCACAAAGGTAAAACCCGATTTTTACATTTCAGAACATGTTTTTCAAAGCTATGTGAAGCTACTTGTAGCTTTCTCACATAAATGACAATGTTCACTGAAGCTGTAATAGGAACATTACCAAACGTGTTTGGTTACAGATCTACTGGCAATCTTTCTTACTGAAGAACTGGGTCTAAAGAATTTCTAATTGGGTCTGCCAGGTACAAACCAGCACTATTTCAGCTTTCTAAAGTTAAAAATGGATAGAAGAAACAAGAGAGGAATAAACTCTCTTTTCAAAACACaaatttggaaaataattgTTGCTGGTTGTCATTCTGTCATTATCCCAAATGACTTGCAGACTGATTAATTTGCTCAGTTTAAAACTTTTCAAATCTACAAAGCAGAAGACTCCAAGAGAAGTAGTTTTCAGCTAAAATTTCAGTtaaatttcaccttttttttctttactgattTACTGAATTCTTCATTTATGTACAGCATTAAAATTATGTTCTATCCCTACACAGCAGAACACACATCTTAAAATTTGTCTGCCaatctcttcctcctctttgaaAACTCCAAGTGGGAGAAGCAAACTTTGGATTAAGttcttcaaaataattattttcatacCTTTCAAAACTAAATTATTATTGGTATTGACAAGGTTTTTTTAGCTGCAATCCTACCTCCTGCCTCTTGCACTTAATATTCTTCAATCTTCACCAAATAAATTGGATTTAAATGCCAGTGCTTCAGGTCTTATAACACATTTGAATAaagaacaaatacaaaaaattttaaaaatgcacatGGAAATTTATGACAATTCTTCAAGGCAGAATTTACAAACCAGACACACAGTGTATGAAGACCACTTACTTTTAGctgcagtgttttgttttaaggaagTCCTCTAACACCAAAAGCATAGCAACTTTTAAGATACTCAGAAATTCTTTATGCATTAGACTGAAAattagcaatttttaaaaaaaatcagaataaactCATTCCATGATTTTTGGTGCAATTTCTACTTTTCTCTGTACAGGTTCCAAAATTCTCACTTCGTAAGTAGTAAAATCAagctgaaaatgcattttacaaCACCACGATTCGCAGGGTTAAACATTTACCTTGAGTGTAAGCATAGTCATCCGATCCAGAACTAGAACTTCTCTGATATTTATggcttcctttttctcctccagaTCCTGGGATTACAGAAATAGGCTGAATAGGTTCTGGTGCTGCAGAACGCTCTTCTTGGTCCACTAAATTTAAAAGATTCTCAGTCGGTGCTCGACCtactgtgattttaaaaatggttGGGTTTGGCTGAGATACCATTACCCGAGGAGACTGTGTTGGTGCACCTGTAGGTCCAGTTGGTTGAGTGTAGGTAATATATACTGGATTAACACTAAATGGAGGTTTGGGTTGCCCCGACATACCTCTTGACGGAGAGCTTGAAGGAGGAGTAGTGGGTGCATACAGCGGGTGCTGGTTTCGTTGAGATGGTTGATTACTTATTGGTGAAGGGCTTCTGTTCATTGCAGTCCCAGGTCTTTGCGGTGGCTCAACtgtaatttctattttattcatGGAACCTTTGGATAAACTAGGTCCAGCAAAAGGAGGAAGGTACGACACAGAGTGACTGCCTTGTTTTTGAAAAGTCTGGGATGCTTGCTGATATGGATGGGGTGGGACAGTTGAAGGGCTAGGAGGCATGAAAACATGTGAACTCTGATGACTCAGCTGAGGAGGCTGAACTTGGTGTTGAGGAGAGCCAAAGGGagagggacactgggatgcCGGTGGCGATCGAAAAGCCGACTGAGGGATCTGGGGCTGTTTCGGAGAATACTGAGAAGGTTGGTAGTTCTGTTGATGTGGATATACAGGTAGAGGACGGGGAGTATAATGTGGAACTGGGCCCTGTGGCGATGAATGCCACTGTGTATTCTGAGGAGTCTGTCGTCCTGAAGAACTTTGAGATGTTTGTCTTATATAAATAGAGCCAGGAGTCCCATAAAGATTGCTTGGAATCTGTGGAAGAATTTGTAGAGCTCTGGGTACGCTCTGTCCAGAGGGGAGGTTTTGTGATACTGTAACAGTAATGGGATTTGTACTGTACCGAGGTATGTGCATATACGTGGGAGGAGGGCCTTGCATAGCAGACGTGTTCATTCCTGGTTGTATGGAAGATGGCTGTGGAGGTGGCTGTGGAGGAGGAGTAGCTGCATTTCTATTCTGGTCATTCATGAAAAATGGATTGTAACTAGGAGAAGCTGCCACAACAGCGGGAGCAGAATGTGGTTCTTGAACTAAGCAGATGAGCTGTTTACCTGCTGTGCGCTGAGGGTCAATGTGTCCATCGCTTGAGCTGTGTACCAGTGTACGACCACCATTAAGTTGAGCTCCATCCCCCGCGTGATAGCTGGTATGAGGATGAATACCCAGATTAATGTGCAAAAGGCTATTTCTGTTCATTCTGGTGTCATCAGGGCTGTGGTACTCCATGTACAAGTATTTGTTGCTCTCCTGTGCAAGGGCTCGACAACAGGCATCGAGGTTGTTGTTGTTCTAGGAGTAAGAAGAGACATCTATTACTGTCACATAGCACAAGGAAAAGCCACTGCTCAGTGTTCAACAAGCCTTCAGCTGATGCCACAACCAAGCCCCAGCTTGAACACAACTAGGGAGAACATTTGATACATaggaattttgaaataaaggtAGTACCTGCTAAGTCACGGTATGCAAGTCGTACATAGCTCACGTTGCATCTGGAAAAATGCTCTGGTAACACGAGCTACACTatgacatattaaaaaaaaaatcaagtccaCTTTTGGGGAAAACAATGGTTAGAATTCTTCACATGTTCTTCAAGGACCAAGTCGGTACAATTAGATACTTCTAGTAACAACACAAATCAAATTAAACTAGATCAAAATTGGAAActctggaaaagcaaaacaaaaatgcagatGACATTTTAATGTTTACCCAAGTGgttactgttttcatttttcttttactactTGAATATTTCTCTTTACCTGAAATTTTAAAAGCCCAACATTTTAGGCCAGCTTTTATTGATAGAACAGTATTTAATGACTTAAAGAAGCAGTCCAAGTCAGTACTGCTTAAAGAAGTACTGCCAATTCCATAAAGCACCTTAAAATTCTAACAAAATTTCAACTGCCTTTAAGAATTTCAAGCTTAAGGCTAAAAAAGGTTTATTCACACATCAGTGAGGAAACCAAATAACCCCATAAATGTTTGATTTGTTCTTCAGTGCTAGCAGTTGAAACTATACAGACAATAAATTATGAATCAAATGAGAAATCTAACGGGgaattccctttcccttcttgcCCTCTCCCCTCATTTTAGCTTAACCTCGTCTTATTAGAAGAACAACACAAATGATGGCTTTTCCAAAGGAATAAAATCACTAGAAGGCATTCCAgatggtggattttttttctctccactttCTCATATAACAGCCTGTATCAGCCGTGGttcagattttaatttaaacagtagttaaagaaaacaaatttcacCTTAAATTCAACTCAATCTGATCCTCAGCACCCAACCTTTGTTACCTATAATCCAAGACTGGTGCCTTCTGTGACAGAGCACCTTCTTCCAGAACAAGTGTGTACATATTTATAGACACATACACCCCCACCTTCCTCAGTGTGCTAAAATTACCATTCTAAGGAATATACATTAATAATGGTTTCACTTCTACTTTAAACACTATCCCTATATAAAGTTTTATACATAATAATACACATATAGCCTTGCAATACAATTTTCATGTTACATTTCTTTTCTAAGGGACCAATAGCTAATTAGTCTTAATACTAGAGTGAAGATAAATTTCATGATTTCACTAACAGATGAATACACGTAATTCAGCACTTTGTCATATGAAGACTTACTACTGAAGATAACAGAAGACAGAAGAGTCCAGCACTTAAATATGAATGGCTCTCACTCTATGGATACTTCTCTCTGACAACTTCCCTTCACGTTAAGCTCTCCTTCTAGATCCCAATGGTCAGTGGGAATATCCAGATATATCACCAAAAATTTAAGATCAGAATACGTGGGCACCAGATCCTGTAATAACAATCAGCACCACAGTGCTAAGACAGCAACCTCAAAGTTCACCACTACCATCAGCCACTTGCCATCTGAACAGAACTTCATAAACAGAGTCCTCAGCTTCCTCAGGTCACTTGGTCAGGGCGCAGGTAGAAAGAATGTAGACAGGACAGGCCCTAACCTGATTTGATCAGGGTATGGAATATATTTGTCGTTTCAAAGGACCTTCAATTTTTGACAGGTCTAAAACTCAACCTAATTTAAATCTTGAGTATTTATTGGAAAAAGTTAAAGAAAACCAGCTCGTGCATCCTTAAATAAAAAGTGGGTTTGGAAACAAAATctacactttaaaaaataacaactaTTTGCCATGTAATGTTAACCAGCTACCCAGAATGCCCTATTACAGATACAGAACACCATATGCTTCTGCAGCATTAGGGgttctttaattttattgtttaaaGACGACTATGACAAACACAGTTCATCAAAATGATCATGTACTTAACAGTGCAGAAGAAATGACTGTCAGGACAAATAAAGCTTTAAATTACTGGGCTTCCCCTGCTTTACATTTGTGTGAAAGCAATTAATTTGTATTTGTATGGTTTAGAAGACACATAAGGCAAAAATTACAGCCACTGTTCTAAGCAAGCCTGCTCAtctgccagggacagggaggatGCAAATACAGTTTTGTTATGTTAGCCATGGCTACAAGAAGGCCAAACCAGATCTTGTATGTTTCTGTTCCATTCCTGAATCTTCCCATCAACTGAAGGTATTCCCAGATGACCACTACTTTGCAAAATGATTTATATGTGATTTTAGATGAAGAATGGAAGGacaaaatggaaaggaaaaggtagggagaggaggaggggggagaagaaCCATCACCACCTGACTTGGAAACAGAGAAGTAAAACTAAACCTTTGGAGAGCCCTGGCAGAAAGATGACATGAAGATGAAAAATCTTAAGATTCCTAGCTAAGGCCAGCTCCTCATCTTCCAAGGAGAGTCACTGTTTGCTAAAATCTTCTTCACTATGTTATTTATGTAGCCATCATCAATAAATATCCCATTAACCACTTCCCTTATTCCCCATATGCATAACCGTCGCAGGTTGCACAGACAAGGAAAAACtatcagtggaaaaaaaaaaaatcacaagccTAAATGAAGAATGACAAAAAGTTTTATCCCTAAAACACAGGACAGAAATGCAATTAGTGGAATCTTCcaatctttgaaaataaaaccagggGAATGGAAATCTGTGCTCCACGTACACTACTGAAAAGGGTTTTCATGCTAAAGCACAATCCCCAGACTGTACCGTACCTGAAGCATGCACTGAGATACCACCCCTTCGGGTATCTCAGGGAAACGCTGCCGGAGATCATGGAGTACCTGCACGTCAAGTTGTTGACTGCCCTGCGCCATGCCAGATGGATGATGTTCCAGATTACCAAAGAATGGAAGTCAACAGGCTTTCCAGTGATTATGGTCTTCTGAGGCTTCTggcattttctgtaagaaacaaaacaattatCTTTTAAGCCATCATaacttttcctccttcccaaactGCATGTGTAGAAAAACTACTGCATTCGATTTTTAGATCTAGCTATCAAGAGAGACAACAGGTTAAACACAGGAGTAGGAATAATCATGTCTCACAGTTTTAAATTAGAACACTCATTGTTCCACAGGTAGGTCCTATATGACATTTCACTGGAATGTGCTACTTCAGGTCTTTACTCAGTCTCATTGTCGCACCACATACACATAACTTTAATTCATTTGACCCACATAAAATGGAACTGTTACATATTTACTCCCAGTGATACCCTGAACAGTTTGCAGGAAAGTCTGAAGTTATCACAAAGCACAGATGTCTGTTATTTACAACATGTTAGAAATAACAGGTTGGAAAACTAAGTAGCACAATTATCCAAAATACTCCTCTACTAATAGGGCTTAAACTCTTTTGTCTTTACATCACTAGAAATCCAAGAGGTCAGAAGCAAATTTTGTGAAACATAACAAGaattaaacagaatttaaaGAGTTCTTGTTAAGATTATGGGGAGaatctatttaatatttttgtaaagcACCTGTTAAATTCATGCTACTGTGATTAGTGACAAAAATAACCCTCTTTCCATTTCAGGATTCTTGCATTCAACATCAAAAAGATTCTATCTGAATTTTAATACCCACAGACTACTAGAAGGCAAATACAGTCTGAGTCAACAAATGCTTTTCTCGCTTGTGGCTCATCATCACAGCAGTAATCAAAAGGCAGCTGCAATCTAAGCAAAGATTCACAAAAACTTTGCATGAAGGTGGTGTATGACACAGCCCTTCTAACACATCCATCATTGCTAAGCTTCAAAAGCCTTTCCAACAATACTGCTCAGCTGAATTCTTAACTGCAAGAATGCAGTGCTGTGTTCAAAAAGGAAATGAGAGTCAGATACCAGCAGAGTCGGTGTTCAAGTAATATATTAGCTACCCAAAATCCCAAGCTTAAATCATGCTTATCTCAACCTCAGTGCAACTGTGGTGGCACACAACACAGGTATTCCAACCAGCTTTCCACCTGAGCTCAACTTCCAGCAGCAGtccagagcagcacaaaagATTAGCAATCATATACATCTCTGTGCACTAATAGATTCCAACAGCTTCCCATGtctttcctttgaaaatctcTTAGTTTTCAGAGGCAAGAAAACAGAACACAGTTCttcaaagaaaagtaaaatgtcAGGtttagggtaaaaaaaaaaccaaatcaacttTGGTAAAAGCTTTTAGAGGTAAGAACAGCAGAAGTCCACTCCCGTCCACCATCTGGGTGTTTCGTATGTGGACAACTCTCAGCTGCCACCAGCACTCATTAAACACCACATGTGCTCAGGGTTCCTCCCTGTCCTACCTCATATTCCAGTATCCAATATTACACCTGTCACATCACAAACCTTTTCAAGATAAATGAGACAAGTTTAAAGAACAGTGAGATATGTGAATCATCTTGCTGTGACTTAAGAAATACTGCAATAAACTTACATTGTATAATCACAATGCATTTTTGT
Proteins encoded in this region:
- the TAB3 gene encoding TGF-beta-activated kinase 1 and MAP3K7-binding protein 3 isoform X1; this translates as MAQGSQQLDVQVLHDLRQRFPEIPEGVVSQCMLQNNNNLDACCRALAQESNKYLYMEYHSPDDTRMNRNSLLHINLGIHPHTSYHAGDGAQLNGGRTLVHSSSDGHIDPQRTAGKQLICLVQEPHSAPAVVAASPSYNPFFMNDQNRNAATPPPQPPPQPSSIQPGMNTSAMQGPPPTYMHIPRYSTNPITVTVSQNLPSGQSVPRALQILPQIPSNLYGTPGSIYIRQTSQSSSGRQTPQNTQWHSSPQGPVPHYTPRPLPVYPHQQNYQPSQYSPKQPQIPQSAFRSPPASQCPSPFGSPQHQVQPPQLSHQSSHVFMPPSPSTVPPHPYQQASQTFQKQGSHSVSYLPPFAGPSLSKGSMNKIEITVEPPQRPGTAMNRSPSPISNQPSQRNQHPLYAPTTPPSSSPSRGMSGQPKPPFSVNPVYITYTQPTGPTGAPTQSPRVMVSQPNPTIFKITVGRAPTENLLNLVDQEERSAAPEPIQPISVIPGSGGEKGSHKYQRSSSSGSDDYAYTQALLLHQRARMERLAKELKIEKEELERLKTEVNGMEHDLMQRRLRRVSCTTAIPTPEEMTRLRSLNRQLQINVDCTLKEVDLLQSRGNFDPKATCNFYDNIEPGPVVPPKPYKKEHQNSSKQTPRTQPRDEDFEGAPWNCGSCTFLNHPALNRCEQCEMPRYT
- the TAB3 gene encoding TGF-beta-activated kinase 1 and MAP3K7-binding protein 3 isoform X2, whose product is MEYHSPDDTRMNRNSLLHINLGIHPHTSYHAGDGAQLNGGRTLVHSSSDGHIDPQRTAGKQLICLVQEPHSAPAVVAASPSYNPFFMNDQNRNAATPPPQPPPQPSSIQPGMNTSAMQGPPPTYMHIPRYSTNPITVTVSQNLPSGQSVPRALQILPQIPSNLYGTPGSIYIRQTSQSSSGRQTPQNTQWHSSPQGPVPHYTPRPLPVYPHQQNYQPSQYSPKQPQIPQSAFRSPPASQCPSPFGSPQHQVQPPQLSHQSSHVFMPPSPSTVPPHPYQQASQTFQKQGSHSVSYLPPFAGPSLSKGSMNKIEITVEPPQRPGTAMNRSPSPISNQPSQRNQHPLYAPTTPPSSSPSRGMSGQPKPPFSVNPVYITYTQPTGPTGAPTQSPRVMVSQPNPTIFKITVGRAPTENLLNLVDQEERSAAPEPIQPISVIPGSGGEKGSHKYQRSSSSGSDDYAYTQALLLHQRARMERLAKELKIEKEELERLKTEVNGMEHDLMQRRLRRVSCTTAIPTPEEMTRLRSLNRQLQINVDCTLKEVDLLQSRGNFDPKATCNFYDNIEPGPVVPPKPYKKEHQNSSKQTPRTQPRDEDFEGAPWNCGSCTFLNHPALNRCEQCEMPRYT
- the TAB3 gene encoding TGF-beta-activated kinase 1 and MAP3K7-binding protein 3 isoform X3, producing MAQGSQQLDVQVLHDLRQRFPEIPEGVVSQCMLQNNNNLDACCRALAQESNKYLYMEYHSPDDTRMNRNSLLHINLGIHPHTSYHAGDGAQLNGGRTLVHSSSDGHIDPQRTAGKQLICLVQEPHSAPAVVAASPSYNPFFMNDQNRNAATPPPQPPPQPSSIQPGMNTSAMQGPPPTYMHIPRYSTNPITVTVSQNLPSGQSVPRALQILPQIPSNLYGTPGSIYIRQTSQSSSGRQTPQNTQWHSSPQGPVPHYTPRPLPVYPHQQNYQPSQYSPKQPQIPQSAFRSPPASQCPSPFGSPQHQVQPPQLSHQSSHVFMPPSPSTVPPHPYQQASQTFQKQGSHSVSYLPPFAGPSLSKGSMNKIEITVEPPQRPGTAMNRSPSPISNQPSQRNQHPLYAPTTPPSSSPSRGMSGQPKPPFSVNPVYITYTQPTGPTGAPTQSPRVMVSQPNPTIFKITVGRAPTENLLNLVDQEERSAAPEPIQPISVIPGSGGEKGSHKYQRSSSSGSDDYAYTQADFNQVKPARSERIKHHTNLASSTSG